From a single Streptomyces liliifuscus genomic region:
- a CDS encoding acyl-CoA thioesterase: protein MAEPFSVPVTVRGYETDVQGHLNQAVYVNYAEHARWSLLQAAGITQAGLAAKGVGPVSLEMTVRYRRELRAGDEVEVTCEFIWGEGKTFRIEQTIRKPDGTVAAELTAVGGLMDLKERKLVADPRDYFRALASDPGRFGL, encoded by the coding sequence ATGGCCGAACCGTTTTCCGTCCCGGTGACCGTGCGTGGGTACGAGACCGATGTCCAGGGGCACCTGAACCAGGCCGTGTACGTGAACTACGCGGAGCACGCCCGCTGGTCGTTACTGCAGGCCGCCGGGATCACCCAGGCCGGTCTGGCCGCCAAGGGCGTGGGCCCGGTGTCCCTGGAGATGACCGTCCGCTACCGGCGGGAGCTGCGGGCCGGCGACGAGGTCGAAGTGACCTGTGAATTCATCTGGGGCGAGGGCAAGACGTTCCGGATCGAACAGACGATCCGCAAGCCCGACGGCACCGTCGCCGCCGAGCTCACGGCGGTCGGCGGCCTGATGGACCTCAAGGAACGAAAGCTGGTGGCGGACCCGAGGGACTACTTCCGCGCACTGGCCTCGGACCCGGGCCGGTTCGGCCTCTGA
- a CDS encoding winged helix-turn-helix transcriptional regulator produces MSQGNTGVTSQVVSAEGCPVREVLDRVAGKWSVMIIVAAAHGPIRFTELERSIEGISRRMLTLTLRNLERDGLLTRTVHPTVPPKVEYELTPVARELHASLLGLTDWAERHRVTIAESRAAYDAEHRPELGAPL; encoded by the coding sequence ATGTCCCAGGGGAACACCGGTGTTACGTCGCAGGTCGTGAGCGCGGAGGGCTGCCCGGTCCGGGAAGTTCTTGACAGGGTCGCGGGCAAATGGAGCGTGATGATCATCGTGGCCGCCGCTCACGGCCCGATCCGCTTCACCGAGCTGGAGCGCAGCATCGAGGGCATCAGCCGTCGCATGCTCACGCTGACCCTGCGCAATCTGGAGCGCGACGGACTTCTCACGCGGACCGTCCACCCGACGGTTCCGCCGAAGGTGGAGTACGAACTCACGCCGGTGGCCCGTGAGTTGCACGCCAGCCTGCTCGGGCTGACCGACTGGGCGGAGCGGCATCGCGTGACGATCGCCGAGTCACGCGCCGCGTATGACGCCGAGCACCGGCCGGAGCTGGGCGCTCCGTTGTGA
- a CDS encoding MFS transporter: MTSRNGSPTERPTPHPEQSPAQRTYSRWASLVVLCAGTLMTILDGNIVTVAMPAIQSDLGFSAPGLAWVVNAYLIPFGGLLLLVGRLGDLVGRKRMFVAGLVVFTVASVLCGVATSQGMLIAARAVQGVGGAMTAAVVLGMLVALFPEPREQAKAIAVFSAVGAAGGALGTFLGGALTQALNWHWIFLINLPIGIVAWIAALRVLAPDRGAGLGRGADYPGAALVTGALMLTVYAIVGAGERGLGATLVLGAVSVALFVAFTLRQARAARPLLRLRLFRSRLLTGANGVQILMVAAMFGFQYIGALYLQRVLGFSELMTGTAFLPAPVLIGVLMLGLSARTIGRFGPYRVLLAGLVLITAGMALLARVPADGSYVVDVLPALLLLSTGFAAAMPAVTGLAMSGALEEDAGLASGLFSTTQVVGGSLGLATLTTLAASRTDGLVDDGTALATATADGYRLAFTVGTGIALAGLVLAAGVLRPGRESASEPVKAEADSGADSEAGERVEMSG; encoded by the coding sequence ATGACGTCCCGGAACGGGTCACCCACAGAGCGACCCACACCGCACCCGGAGCAGAGTCCGGCACAGCGAACGTACTCCCGTTGGGCGTCCCTCGTCGTGCTGTGCGCGGGCACGTTGATGACCATCCTTGACGGCAACATCGTGACCGTCGCGATGCCCGCGATCCAGAGCGACCTCGGCTTCTCGGCCCCGGGACTCGCCTGGGTCGTGAACGCGTACCTGATCCCGTTCGGCGGGCTGTTGCTGCTCGTGGGGCGGCTCGGTGATCTGGTCGGCCGGAAGCGGATGTTCGTGGCCGGGCTCGTCGTGTTCACCGTGGCGTCCGTGCTGTGCGGGGTCGCCACGAGCCAGGGCATGCTGATCGCGGCGCGCGCGGTGCAGGGCGTCGGCGGGGCGATGACCGCGGCCGTGGTGCTCGGCATGCTCGTCGCACTCTTCCCCGAGCCGCGCGAACAGGCCAAGGCGATCGCCGTGTTCAGCGCGGTCGGCGCGGCGGGCGGCGCGCTCGGCACCTTCCTCGGCGGGGCCCTGACCCAGGCGCTCAACTGGCACTGGATCTTCCTGATCAACCTGCCGATCGGGATCGTGGCCTGGATCGCGGCCCTCCGCGTCCTTGCCCCCGACCGTGGCGCCGGGCTCGGCAGGGGCGCCGACTACCCGGGGGCCGCGCTGGTCACCGGCGCGTTGATGCTCACGGTGTACGCGATCGTGGGCGCCGGCGAACGCGGGCTGGGCGCCACGCTCGTGCTGGGGGCCGTCTCCGTCGCGCTCTTCGTCGCCTTCACCCTGCGGCAGGCGCGGGCCGCCCGTCCACTGCTGCGGCTGAGGCTGTTCCGCTCACGCCTGCTCACCGGCGCGAACGGGGTGCAGATCCTGATGGTCGCGGCGATGTTCGGCTTCCAGTACATCGGGGCGCTGTATCTCCAACGTGTGCTGGGCTTCAGCGAGTTGATGACCGGCACGGCGTTCCTGCCCGCGCCCGTCCTGATCGGGGTGCTGATGCTGGGCCTGTCCGCGCGGACGATCGGCCGCTTCGGCCCGTACCGCGTGCTGCTCGCCGGGCTCGTACTCATCACGGCCGGGATGGCGCTCCTCGCCCGGGTGCCGGCCGACGGCTCGTACGTCGTCGACGTGCTGCCCGCGCTGCTGCTGCTCTCCACCGGGTTCGCGGCGGCGATGCCCGCGGTGACCGGGCTCGCGATGTCCGGCGCCCTGGAGGAGGACGCCGGCCTGGCGTCCGGCCTCTTCAGCACCACCCAGGTGGTGGGAGGTTCCCTGGGCCTCGCCACCCTCACGACCCTCGCGGCGAGCCGCACGGACGGCCTCGTGGACGACGGCACGGCCCTCGCCACGGCCACCGCGGACGGATACCGGCTGGCGTTCACGGTCGGTACGGGGATCGCGCTGGCGGGGCTGGTGCTCGCGGCGGGGGTGCTGCGGCCGGGGCGCGAGTCGGCCTCGGAACCGGTGAAGGCCGAGGCCGATTCCGGGGCGGATTCCGAGGCCGGGGAACGTGTGGAGATGTCCGGCTGA
- a CDS encoding NAD(P)H-binding protein, with protein sequence MILITGATGTIGSEVVRQLAQRGEKVRALTRDPSKAQAQARARARVPDGAGTGGGAGAEAEVEVVRGDYLDPASVDAAMAGASAVFLVGVLGPDDADRDRALVEQARAAGVRRVVKLSAIGTGDPAVGRVGTWHLPGEQAVRGSELEWTVLRPSAFASNTLSWAEAIRTGEPVPNMTGDGLQGVIDPRDVSEVAVEALLSARHAGHTYTLTGPETLGVPDQAAILADVLGRPVATEDLTPDESRARLTEWGMDAEYVEGVLAGSAYVRGGGNAVVTEEVLRVLGRPPRTYREWAVDHRAAFGES encoded by the coding sequence ATGATCCTCATCACCGGTGCCACGGGCACCATAGGCAGCGAAGTCGTACGACAACTCGCACAGCGAGGGGAGAAGGTCCGCGCACTGACCCGCGACCCGTCCAAGGCCCAGGCCCAGGCTCGGGCCAGGGCCCGGGTGCCCGACGGGGCAGGGACAGGGGGAGGGGCAGGGGCGGAGGCGGAGGTCGAGGTGGTGCGAGGGGACTACCTCGACCCCGCGTCCGTGGACGCGGCCATGGCCGGTGCCTCGGCCGTGTTCCTCGTCGGCGTCCTGGGTCCGGACGACGCGGACCGCGACCGGGCCCTGGTCGAGCAGGCCCGCGCGGCGGGCGTACGCCGAGTCGTGAAACTGTCGGCGATCGGTACCGGCGACCCCGCCGTCGGCAGGGTCGGCACCTGGCACCTCCCGGGCGAACAGGCCGTAAGGGGGAGCGAGTTGGAGTGGACCGTCCTGCGCCCCTCGGCCTTCGCCTCGAACACCCTGAGCTGGGCCGAGGCCATCCGGACCGGCGAACCCGTACCGAACATGACCGGCGACGGCCTACAGGGTGTCATCGACCCGCGCGACGTCTCCGAGGTCGCCGTGGAGGCGCTGCTCTCCGCACGGCACGCGGGCCACACCTACACGCTCACCGGCCCCGAGACGCTCGGCGTCCCCGATCAGGCCGCCATCCTCGCCGACGTACTCGGCCGCCCGGTCGCCACCGAGGACCTCACGCCGGACGAGTCACGCGCCCGGCTGACCGAGTGGGGCATGGACGCGGAGTACGTGGAAGGTGTGCTGGCCGGCAGCGCGTACGTACGCGGTGGTGGCAACGCCGTCGTCACGGAGGAGGTGCTGCGGGTGCTGGGCCGGCCGCCGCGCACGTACCGGGAGTGGGCGGTGGACCACAGGGCGGCGTTCGGCGAGAGCTGA
- a CDS encoding AraC family transcriptional regulator, producing MTNDVAERTLPAPDALRPWIDGIEIGAAVDSDSASREPFTRVPDAATKVVVRVDANGHRDTLVVGPRTRATYHTSKRLASCVQVRLGPGTARPLLGVPAVELVGRVVRLGDLPGASARQLADELRWLEGEDAVGRLMEVLPGRLAAGDGADRSRREVLRAAVEALSTDVERVPSQVRELARRLAVSERQLRNLFAEGVGVSPKHFARIGRVRHVLAHGGGTGWAELAASTGYYDQSHMTADFRTLMGVPPRSFFTGRLPTAQPCQSLSRV from the coding sequence GTGACCAACGACGTTGCCGAGCGCACGCTTCCCGCCCCCGACGCGTTGCGGCCGTGGATCGACGGCATCGAGATCGGGGCGGCGGTCGACAGCGACAGTGCGTCGCGCGAGCCGTTCACCCGTGTCCCGGACGCCGCTACGAAGGTCGTCGTGCGGGTCGACGCGAACGGTCACCGGGACACGCTCGTCGTCGGGCCGCGCACCCGGGCCACCTATCACACGAGCAAGCGGCTCGCGTCGTGTGTGCAGGTGCGGCTCGGGCCGGGTACGGCGCGGCCGTTGCTCGGTGTCCCGGCGGTCGAGCTCGTGGGGCGGGTGGTGCGGCTCGGGGACCTTCCCGGTGCGTCCGCGCGTCAACTCGCGGACGAGTTGCGGTGGTTGGAGGGCGAGGATGCGGTGGGCCGGTTGATGGAGGTGCTGCCGGGGCGGCTTGCGGCCGGTGACGGGGCGGATCGTTCTCGGCGGGAGGTTTTGCGGGCTGCCGTCGAGGCGTTGTCGACGGATGTGGAGCGTGTTCCTTCGCAGGTGCGGGAGTTGGCTCGGCGGTTGGCCGTGAGTGAGCGGCAGTTGCGGAATCTGTTCGCGGAGGGGGTGGGGGTTTCTCCGAAGCACTTTGCTCGGATCGGGCGGGTTCGGCATGTGCTGGCGCATGGTGGGGGGACGGGGTGGGCGGAGCTTGCCGCGTCCACCGGGTACTACGACCAGTCCCATATGACGGCCGACTTCCGCACGCTGATGGGCGTCCCGCCCCGCTCCTTCTTCACCGGCCGCCTCCCGACGGCCCAGCCTTGCCAGTCCCTGAGCCGGGTGTGA
- a CDS encoding alpha-N-acetylglucosaminidase, whose protein sequence is MPLARRAFLTAVAGAAGTVACSHAPAHSDGTPAKEAPVTEAAAAAATRAARRLLPHHWRQLRFEATGTRTDTFRVSGDTGRITITGNTAATQLIGLRWYLKHTAHANISWAGEQLDLPTDLPGLAEPVTRTANVPHRFALNDTNDGYTGAYNDWTYWERELDVLALHGYNEVLVYAGADALYHRVFRGFGYTDEELRQWIAGPAHQPWWLMQNLAAFPDPVSRQLLDARAALGRRITDRVRELGMTPVFPGYFGTVPPGFADRNEGARTVPQGTWMGLRRPDWLDPRTEHFARVAAAFYRAQDEMFGGPSTLYKMDLLHEGGDPGDVPVADAAKGVEKALLTAHPDAIWVILGWQRNPPRAIVDAVDKSHMLVVDGLSDRFPKVTDREADWGDTPYAFGSIWNFGGHTTLGANTPDWAALFNQWRTKPGSTLRGVALLPEAADNNPAAFDLFSELAWEDGELDLKAWFREWALSRYGARDPHAEAAWDILRRTAYGTTRADSWSEGADGLFGARPSLTAKSAAKWSPKQLRYDADEFEPALGELLRVRANLRNSSAYRRDLLDVARQAVSNRSRVLLPRIRKAYEAGDASDFDRMTGDWLALMDVLETLLATDSGHLLGRWVADARAWGADAAERDRLAYDNLSLLTVWGTRQGADAGLRDYGNREWAGLVGGLYRLRWSTYFTELRAAMAENRAPEVVDWFTMEDRWTRRPGHLATRPTGDTYEAAVRVRELLVTTR, encoded by the coding sequence ATGCCGCTGGCCCGTCGCGCGTTCCTCACCGCAGTCGCCGGCGCAGCCGGTACCGTCGCTTGTTCTCACGCACCCGCACACTCGGACGGCACCCCGGCCAAGGAGGCACCCGTGACGGAGGCGGCAGCAGCAGCGGCGACAAGGGCGGCCAGGCGGCTCCTCCCCCACCACTGGCGGCAGTTGCGATTCGAGGCGACGGGCACCAGGACGGACACCTTCAGAGTCTCCGGCGACACCGGCCGCATCACCATCACCGGCAACACCGCGGCCACCCAACTCATCGGCCTCCGCTGGTACTTGAAGCACACCGCGCACGCCAACATCAGCTGGGCGGGCGAGCAGCTCGACCTCCCGACGGACCTGCCCGGCCTCGCCGAACCGGTCACCCGGACGGCCAACGTCCCGCACCGCTTCGCCCTCAACGACACGAACGACGGCTACACGGGCGCGTACAACGACTGGACCTACTGGGAGCGCGAGCTGGACGTGCTGGCGCTGCACGGCTACAACGAGGTGCTGGTGTACGCGGGCGCGGACGCGCTGTACCACCGGGTGTTCCGCGGGTTCGGGTACACGGACGAGGAACTGCGGCAGTGGATCGCGGGGCCCGCCCACCAGCCGTGGTGGCTGATGCAGAATCTCGCCGCCTTCCCGGATCCCGTGTCGCGGCAACTCCTCGACGCCCGCGCCGCGCTCGGGCGCCGAATCACCGACCGGGTACGGGAGTTGGGCATGACGCCCGTGTTCCCCGGCTACTTCGGCACGGTCCCGCCGGGCTTCGCCGACCGGAACGAAGGGGCCCGCACCGTTCCCCAGGGCACCTGGATGGGACTCCGGCGCCCCGACTGGCTCGACCCTCGCACCGAGCACTTCGCGCGCGTCGCGGCGGCCTTCTACCGGGCCCAGGACGAGATGTTCGGCGGCCCTTCGACGCTCTACAAGATGGACCTGCTGCACGAGGGCGGCGACCCGGGTGACGTTCCGGTCGCCGACGCGGCGAAGGGCGTCGAGAAGGCGCTGCTCACCGCGCACCCGGACGCGATCTGGGTCATCCTCGGCTGGCAGCGCAACCCGCCGCGGGCGATCGTCGACGCCGTGGACAAGTCCCACATGCTCGTCGTCGACGGACTTTCCGACCGCTTCCCGAAGGTCACGGACCGCGAGGCCGACTGGGGCGACACCCCGTACGCCTTCGGCTCGATCTGGAACTTCGGCGGCCATACGACCCTGGGCGCCAACACCCCCGACTGGGCAGCCCTGTTCAACCAGTGGCGCACCAAGCCGGGCAGCACCCTCCGCGGGGTCGCCCTGCTCCCCGAGGCCGCCGACAACAACCCCGCCGCGTTCGACCTGTTCTCCGAACTCGCCTGGGAGGACGGCGAGTTGGATCTGAAGGCGTGGTTCAGGGAGTGGGCCCTCTCCCGCTACGGCGCCCGCGATCCGCACGCCGAGGCCGCCTGGGACATCCTGCGCCGCACCGCGTACGGCACGACACGCGCCGACTCCTGGAGCGAGGGCGCCGACGGACTGTTCGGCGCCCGTCCCTCACTCACGGCGAAGTCGGCCGCCAAGTGGTCGCCCAAGCAACTCCGGTACGACGCCGACGAGTTCGAGCCCGCGCTCGGCGAACTGCTCCGGGTGCGCGCGAACCTCCGGAACTCCTCCGCCTACCGCCGCGACCTCCTCGACGTGGCACGCCAGGCCGTATCCAACCGCAGCCGCGTCCTCCTCCCCCGCATCAGAAAGGCGTACGAGGCCGGGGACGCGTCCGACTTCGACCGGATGACCGGGGACTGGCTCGCCCTGATGGACGTACTGGAGACCCTGCTGGCCACCGACTCCGGGCATCTGCTGGGGCGTTGGGTCGCCGACGCGCGGGCCTGGGGCGCGGACGCGGCGGAGCGGGACCGGCTGGCGTACGACAATCTGTCGCTGCTGACGGTGTGGGGCACCCGGCAGGGCGCGGACGCCGGACTGCGCGACTACGGCAACCGTGAGTGGGCGGGTCTGGTCGGCGGGCTCTACCGGCTGCGGTGGTCGACGTACTTCACCGAACTGCGGGCCGCGATGGCCGAGAATCGCGCGCCGGAAGTCGTCGACTGGTTCACCATGGAGGACCGCTGGACCCGTCGGCCGGGGCACCTCGCCACCAGGCCCACCGGTGACACGTACGAAGCCGCCGTCCGCGTACGAGAACTGCTGGTCACGACCCGCTAG
- a CDS encoding chitosanase, whose product MHTPHIRSSRRTLLALIGASLVAGPVIATRSASAAPAGLDDPAKKEIAMKLVSSAENSSLDWKAQYKYIEDIGDGRGYTAGIIGFCSGTGDMLDLVELYTQRRPGNVLAGYLPALRRVDGTDSHEGLDPGYPDAWRRAAQDEAFRRAQNDERDRVYFNPAVGRGKADGIGTLGQFAYYDAIVMHGDGGDSTSFSSIRRRALDRARPPAQGGDEVTYLNAFLDARVWAMKQEEAHEDTSRVDTAQRVFLRNRNLNLDPPLDWQVYGDSYHIG is encoded by the coding sequence GTGCACACCCCCCACATACGATCCTCGCGTCGAACGCTTCTCGCGCTGATCGGAGCATCCCTGGTGGCAGGTCCCGTCATCGCCACCAGGTCCGCGAGCGCCGCGCCGGCCGGCCTCGACGACCCGGCGAAGAAGGAGATCGCCATGAAGCTGGTCTCCAGCGCGGAGAACTCCTCGCTGGACTGGAAGGCGCAGTACAAGTACATCGAGGACATCGGCGACGGCCGCGGCTACACGGCCGGGATCATCGGCTTCTGCTCCGGTACGGGCGACATGCTCGACCTCGTCGAGCTGTACACGCAGCGCAGGCCGGGCAACGTACTGGCCGGGTACCTGCCGGCCCTGCGTCGCGTCGACGGCACCGACTCCCACGAGGGCCTCGACCCCGGATACCCGGACGCCTGGCGCCGGGCCGCCCAGGACGAGGCGTTCCGGCGGGCCCAGAACGACGAGCGTGACCGCGTCTACTTCAACCCCGCGGTCGGGCGGGGCAAGGCCGACGGCATCGGCACGCTCGGCCAGTTCGCGTACTACGACGCCATCGTGATGCACGGCGACGGCGGCGACAGTACGAGTTTCAGCAGCATCCGCAGGCGCGCCCTCGACCGGGCCAGGCCCCCGGCCCAGGGCGGCGACGAGGTGACGTACCTCAACGCCTTCCTCGACGCCCGGGTGTGGGCGATGAAGCAGGAGGAGGCCCACGAGGACACCAGCCGCGTGGACACCGCCCAGCGCGTCTTCCTCAGGAACCGGAACCTGAACCTGGATCCGCCCCTGGACTGGCAGGTCTACGGGGACAGCTACCACATCGGCTGA
- a CDS encoding nucleobase:cation symporter-2 family protein → MATSGLQHVAAMYAGVVAPPLIVGAAVGLTATELTFLTGACLFTAGLATFLQTLGIWKIGARLPFVNGVTFAGVAPMIAVVNSTDDKSDALPVIFGAVIVAGVLGFFTAPFFSKAVRFFPPVVTGTVITLIGISLMPVAFGWAQGPNPTADDYGSTTNLGLAGATLVIVLLLRRFTRGFVKQIAVLLGLVVGTLVAIPFGATDFGPVADAAVVGFPTPFHFGAPQFQLAAILSMCVVMVVSMTESTADMLALGEIVERPADERTIAAGLRADTLGSALSPVFNGFMCSAFAQNIGLVAMTRIRSRYVVATGGGFLVLMGLCPMAASLIAVVPRPVLGGAGVVLFGSVAASGIQTLVKAGLEKDNNVLIVAVSLAVGIIPITAPEFYHAFPETAKIILDSGISTGCVAAVALNLVFNHLGGGRAADDEVTSPMDPQPASIH, encoded by the coding sequence ATGGCCACCAGCGGTCTGCAGCACGTGGCCGCCATGTACGCGGGCGTCGTCGCCCCGCCCCTGATCGTCGGCGCGGCCGTGGGTCTGACCGCGACCGAACTGACCTTCCTCACCGGCGCCTGTCTGTTCACCGCGGGCCTCGCCACCTTCCTCCAGACCCTCGGGATCTGGAAGATCGGCGCCCGGCTGCCGTTCGTCAACGGCGTCACCTTCGCCGGGGTCGCCCCGATGATCGCGGTCGTCAACTCCACCGACGACAAGAGCGACGCGCTGCCGGTCATCTTCGGCGCGGTCATCGTCGCCGGCGTACTCGGCTTCTTCACCGCCCCGTTCTTCAGCAAGGCGGTCCGCTTCTTCCCGCCCGTCGTCACCGGCACGGTCATCACGCTCATCGGCATATCCCTGATGCCGGTCGCCTTCGGCTGGGCACAGGGCCCCAACCCCACGGCGGACGACTACGGTTCCACCACCAACCTGGGCCTGGCGGGCGCGACCCTCGTCATCGTCCTGCTCCTGCGCCGCTTCACCCGCGGCTTCGTCAAACAGATCGCCGTGCTGCTCGGCCTGGTCGTCGGCACGCTCGTCGCGATCCCCTTCGGCGCCACCGACTTCGGCCCGGTGGCCGACGCGGCCGTCGTCGGCTTCCCCACGCCGTTCCACTTCGGAGCCCCGCAGTTCCAGCTCGCCGCGATCCTCTCGATGTGCGTCGTGATGGTGGTCTCGATGACCGAATCGACCGCGGACATGCTGGCGTTGGGGGAGATCGTCGAGCGCCCCGCCGACGAGAGGACCATCGCGGCGGGCCTGCGCGCCGACACCCTCGGCTCCGCCCTCAGCCCGGTCTTCAACGGCTTCATGTGCAGTGCCTTCGCGCAGAACATCGGCCTGGTCGCCATGACGAGGATCCGCAGCCGGTACGTCGTCGCCACAGGCGGCGGATTCCTCGTCCTGATGGGCCTGTGCCCGATGGCCGCCTCGCTCATCGCCGTCGTACCCCGCCCCGTGCTCGGCGGCGCGGGCGTGGTGCTGTTCGGCTCGGTCGCCGCGAGCGGCATCCAGACTCTCGTCAAGGCGGGCCTGGAGAAGGACAACAACGTCCTGATCGTGGCGGTCTCACTGGCCGTCGGCATCATCCCGATCACGGCGCCGGAGTTCTACCACGCGTTCCCGGAGACCGCGAAGATCATCCTGGACTCGGGGATCTCGACGGGGTGCGTGGCGGCGGTCGCCCTGAACCTCGTCTTCAACCACCTGGGCGGGGGCCGCGCGGCCGACGACGAGGTGACGTCCCCGATGGATCCGCAGCCGGCCTCGATCCACTGA